A genomic stretch from Hemibagrus wyckioides isolate EC202008001 linkage group LG20, SWU_Hwy_1.0, whole genome shotgun sequence includes:
- the LOC131370980 gene encoding serine/arginine-rich splicing factor 7-like isoform X1 yields MSYYSSSSSRSSSRNLECKVYVGDLGEGAAKGEIERAFEYYGPLRSVWVARNPPGFAFVEFEDARDAEDAVKGMDGKLLCGSRIRVELSTGMSRKSRYGRASRRPFDPNDRCYQCGDRGHYAYDCYRFSKRGRRSRSRSRSRSRSRSRRHRSRSRSRSYNRRRRSPSYGKRRSRSGTPARSKSKTPVRSRSWSRSRSRSASRSRSRSRSRSRSLKRRSHSRSPSPKKSPTTPDEDRVEKKP; encoded by the exons ATGTCGTActactcatcttcatcatcccgCAGTTCCTCCAGAAACTTGGAGTGTAAGGTGTATGTTGGTGATCTGGGAGAAGGTGCTGCTAAGGGAGAAATTGAGAGGGCTTTCGAGTACTACGGCCCTTTGCGCAGCGTTTGGGTGGCCAGGAACCCTCCTGGTTTCGCATTTGTGGAATTTGAAGATGCCCGAGATGCAGAGGATGCGGTGAAAGGAATGGATGGAAA ACTACTGTGTGGATCTCGGATTCGTGTGGAGCTGTCAACGGGCATGTCTAGGAAGAGCCGATATGGCCGAGCCAGTCGCCGTCCATTTGATCCAAATGATAGATGCTATCAGTGTGGCGACAGGGGACACTACGCCTACGACTGCTACCGCTTCAGCAAGCGAGGACGTCGAAGCAG ATCCCGGTCTCGATCTCGCTCCAGGTCAAGGAGTCGCCGCCATCGCTCACGATCCCGAAGCCGCAGCTATAACCG GAGGCGCCGATCTCCATCTTATGGAAAGCGCAGGAGCAG GTCTGGCACTCCAGCCCGCTCAAAATCAAAGACTCCTGTTCGGAG TCGCTCTTGGTCTCGCTCTCGATCTAGATCTGCCTCGCGCTCTCGCTCCAGATCCAGGTCCCGCTCTCGCAGCCTTAAGAGGCGCAG CCATTCCAGGTCCCCCAGCCCGAAAAAAAGCCCCACAACCCCAGATGAAGATCGAGTGGAGAAGAAACCCTAA
- the LOC131370980 gene encoding serine/arginine-rich splicing factor 7-like isoform X3: protein MSYYSSSSSRSSSRNLECKVYVGDLGEGAAKGEIERAFEYYGPLRSVWVARNPPGFAFVEFEDARDAEDAVKGMDGKLLCGSRIRVELSTGMSRKSRYGRASRRPFDPNDRCYQCGDRGHYAYDCYRFSKRGRRSRSRSRSRSRSRSRRHRSRSRSRSYNRSGTPARSKSKTPVRSRSWSRSRSRSASRSRSRSRSRSRSLKRRSHSRSPSPKKSPTTPDEDRVEKKP, encoded by the exons ATGTCGTActactcatcttcatcatcccgCAGTTCCTCCAGAAACTTGGAGTGTAAGGTGTATGTTGGTGATCTGGGAGAAGGTGCTGCTAAGGGAGAAATTGAGAGGGCTTTCGAGTACTACGGCCCTTTGCGCAGCGTTTGGGTGGCCAGGAACCCTCCTGGTTTCGCATTTGTGGAATTTGAAGATGCCCGAGATGCAGAGGATGCGGTGAAAGGAATGGATGGAAA ACTACTGTGTGGATCTCGGATTCGTGTGGAGCTGTCAACGGGCATGTCTAGGAAGAGCCGATATGGCCGAGCCAGTCGCCGTCCATTTGATCCAAATGATAGATGCTATCAGTGTGGCGACAGGGGACACTACGCCTACGACTGCTACCGCTTCAGCAAGCGAGGACGTCGAAGCAG ATCCCGGTCTCGATCTCGCTCCAGGTCAAGGAGTCGCCGCCATCGCTCACGATCCCGAAGCCGCAGCTATAACCG GTCTGGCACTCCAGCCCGCTCAAAATCAAAGACTCCTGTTCGGAG TCGCTCTTGGTCTCGCTCTCGATCTAGATCTGCCTCGCGCTCTCGCTCCAGATCCAGGTCCCGCTCTCGCAGCCTTAAGAGGCGCAG CCATTCCAGGTCCCCCAGCCCGAAAAAAAGCCCCACAACCCCAGATGAAGATCGAGTGGAGAAGAAACCCTAA
- the LOC131370980 gene encoding serine/arginine-rich splicing factor 7-like isoform X2: protein MSYYSSSSSRSSSRNLECKVYVGDLGEGAAKGEIERAFEYYGPLRSVWVARNPPGFAFVEFEDARDAEDAVKGMDGKLLCGSRIRVELSTGMSRKSRYGRASRRPFDPNDRCYQCGDRGHYAYDCYRFSKRGRRSRSRSRSRSRSRSRRHRSRSRSRSYNRRRRSPSYGKRRSRSGTPARSKSKTPVRSRSWSRSRSRSASRSRSRSRSRSRSLKRRRVREWMALTRARPCHVKRPPGG from the exons ATGTCGTActactcatcttcatcatcccgCAGTTCCTCCAGAAACTTGGAGTGTAAGGTGTATGTTGGTGATCTGGGAGAAGGTGCTGCTAAGGGAGAAATTGAGAGGGCTTTCGAGTACTACGGCCCTTTGCGCAGCGTTTGGGTGGCCAGGAACCCTCCTGGTTTCGCATTTGTGGAATTTGAAGATGCCCGAGATGCAGAGGATGCGGTGAAAGGAATGGATGGAAA ACTACTGTGTGGATCTCGGATTCGTGTGGAGCTGTCAACGGGCATGTCTAGGAAGAGCCGATATGGCCGAGCCAGTCGCCGTCCATTTGATCCAAATGATAGATGCTATCAGTGTGGCGACAGGGGACACTACGCCTACGACTGCTACCGCTTCAGCAAGCGAGGACGTCGAAGCAG ATCCCGGTCTCGATCTCGCTCCAGGTCAAGGAGTCGCCGCCATCGCTCACGATCCCGAAGCCGCAGCTATAACCG GAGGCGCCGATCTCCATCTTATGGAAAGCGCAGGAGCAG GTCTGGCACTCCAGCCCGCTCAAAATCAAAGACTCCTGTTCGGAG TCGCTCTTGGTCTCGCTCTCGATCTAGATCTGCCTCGCGCTCTCGCTCCAGATCCAGGTCCCGCTCTCGCAGCCTTAAGAGGCGCAG AGTGCGGGAGTGGATGGCACTGACCAGGGCTCGTCCTTGCCATGTTAAACGTCCTCCAGGAGGGTGA
- the hnrnpl2 gene encoding heterogeneous nuclear ribonucleoprotein L2 isoform X1, whose translation MATQTARYYSEGGRATKRQKTDNDGGMATEGYDDPRKPLPSLVVHIRGLVDGVLEADIVEALQEFGTISYVVLMPKKRQALVEYEDMSGSCNAVTYANDNQIYIAGNPAYVNYSTSQKISRPGDSDDSRSVNNVLLFTIMNPIYPITTDVLYTICNNCGPVQRIVIFRKNGVQAMVEFDSVQSAQRAKASLNGADIYSGCCTLKIEYAKPTRLNVFKNDQDTWDYTNPNLSSQGADADGDEGEQDMNGHSNKRQRQPALLGHHPTEYGGYGYQDESYGGYDGRRVGPSMGGPRRGGASQRYGGQYGAPPPPPPGEYSAHAESPVMMVYGLEPSKINADRVFNIFCLYGNVERVKFMKSKPGAAMVEMGDCYAVDRAICHLNNYFLFNQKLNVCVSKQQAIMPGQSYELEDGSSSFKDFHGSRNNRFSSPEQAAKNRIQHPSNVLHFFNAAPEASVEIFSEICEELGLKSPSNIKLFAAKGGASSERSSSGLLEWESVNDAMEALAMMNHYQMKNPNGPYPYTLKLCFSTAQHAN comes from the exons ATGGCTACGCAAACGGCCCGGTATTACAGCGAGGGAGGCAGGGCAACGAAGCGCCAAAAAACCGATAACGACGGAGGAATGGCGACT GAGGGATATGATGACCCTCGCAAACCTCTCCCATCCCTTGTGGTCCACATAAGAGGGTTGGTGGATGGAGTTTTGGAAGCAGACATTGTTGAAGCTCTGCAGGAATTTGGAACCATCAG TTATGTGGTGCTGATGCCCAAAAAGCGCCAAGCCCTAGTTGAATATGAGGACATGAGCGGCTCTTGCAACGCTGTAACATACGCTAACGACAACCAGATCTACATTGCTGGAAATCCTGCTTATGTGAATTACTCCACCAGTCAGAAGATCTCCCGGCCCGGCGATTCCGACGACTCGCGCAGTGTTAATAATGTTTTGTTATTCACAATCATGAACCCCATTTATCCCATCACCACG GATGTGCTGTATACCATCTGCAACAATTGTGGTCCTGTTCAAAGAATTGTCATCTTCAGGAAGAATGGTGTCCAGGCCATGGTGGAAT TTGATTCAGTCCAGAGTGCACAGCGGGCCAAAGCCTCTCTCAATGGTGCTGATATATATTCAGGCTGCTGCACACTCAAGATTGAGTATGCCAAG CCAACACGCCTCAACGTGTTCAAGAATGACCAGGACACATGGGACTATACCAATCCAAACCTGAGCAGCCAAG GTGCAGACGCTGATGGCGATGAGGGCGaacaag ATATGAATGGCCACTCCAACAAGCGCCAGAGGCAGCCGGCTCTGCTGGGACACCACCCTACAGAGTACG GTGGATATGGGTACCAGGACGAGAGTTACGGCGGTTATGACGGACGCCGCGTTGGTCCATCTATGGGAGGTCCACGCAGGGGCGGCGCTAGTCAGCGTTACGGTGGCCAGTACGGagccccaccaccaccacctccaggGGAATACAGTGCTCatgcagagtcacctgtcatgaTGGTCTATGGTCTGGAGCCATCCAAAATAAATGCAGACAGGGTGTTCAACATCTTCTGCCTCTATGGCAATGTCGAGAGG GTGAAATTCATGAAGAGCAAACCAGGTGCTGCCATGGTGGAAATGGGAGACTGCTATGCCGTCGACCGGGCCATTTGTCATCTAAACAACTATTTCCTATTCAACCAGAAGCTTAATGTCTG TGTGTCCAAGCAGCAGGCCATCATGCCAGGTCAGTCATATGAGCTAGAGGACGGCAGCAGCAGCTTTAAAGACTTCCACGGCAGTCGGAACAACCGCTTTTCCTCCCCAGAACAGGCGGCCAAGAACCGCATCCAGCATCCGAGCAACGTCCTGCACTTCTTTAATGCCGCCCCAGAAGCCTCAGTTGAAATCTTCTCTGAG ATCTGTGAGGAACTTGGTTTGAAGAGTCCATCTAATATAAAATTGTTTGCAGCAAAAG GTGGTGCTTCATCTGAGAGAAGCTCTTCAGGGCTTCTAGAGTGGGAATCTGTTAATGATGCCATGGAAGCCCTTGCCATGATGAACCATTACCAAATGAAGAACCCTA ATGGCCCatacccctacacactaaagcTGTGCTTCTCCACTGCGCAGCACGCAAATTGA
- the LOC131370980 gene encoding serine/arginine-rich splicing factor 7-like isoform X4, whose protein sequence is MSYYSSSSSRSSSRNLECKVYVGDLGEGAAKGEIERAFEYYGPLRSVWVARNPPGFAFVEFEDARDAEDAVKGMDGKLLCGSRIRVELSTGMSRKSRYGRASRRPFDPNDRCYQCGDRGHYAYDCYRFSKRGRRSRSRSRSRSRSRSRRHRSRSRSRSYNRRRRSPSYGKRRSRSGTPARSKSKTPVRSRSWSRSRSRSASRSRSRSRSRSRSLKRRRSS, encoded by the exons ATGTCGTActactcatcttcatcatcccgCAGTTCCTCCAGAAACTTGGAGTGTAAGGTGTATGTTGGTGATCTGGGAGAAGGTGCTGCTAAGGGAGAAATTGAGAGGGCTTTCGAGTACTACGGCCCTTTGCGCAGCGTTTGGGTGGCCAGGAACCCTCCTGGTTTCGCATTTGTGGAATTTGAAGATGCCCGAGATGCAGAGGATGCGGTGAAAGGAATGGATGGAAA ACTACTGTGTGGATCTCGGATTCGTGTGGAGCTGTCAACGGGCATGTCTAGGAAGAGCCGATATGGCCGAGCCAGTCGCCGTCCATTTGATCCAAATGATAGATGCTATCAGTGTGGCGACAGGGGACACTACGCCTACGACTGCTACCGCTTCAGCAAGCGAGGACGTCGAAGCAG ATCCCGGTCTCGATCTCGCTCCAGGTCAAGGAGTCGCCGCCATCGCTCACGATCCCGAAGCCGCAGCTATAACCG GAGGCGCCGATCTCCATCTTATGGAAAGCGCAGGAGCAG GTCTGGCACTCCAGCCCGCTCAAAATCAAAGACTCCTGTTCGGAG TCGCTCTTGGTCTCGCTCTCGATCTAGATCTGCCTCGCGCTCTCGCTCCAGATCCAGGTCCCGCTCTCGCAGCCTTAAGAGGCGCAG ATCCAGTTGA
- the hnrnpl2 gene encoding heterogeneous nuclear ribonucleoprotein L2 isoform X2: MATQTARYYSEGGRATKRQKTDNDGGMATEGYDDPRKPLPSLVVHIRGLVDGVLEADIVEALQEFGTISYVVLMPKKRQALVEYEDMSGSCNAVTYANDNQIYIAGNPAYVNYSTSQKISRPGDSDDSRSVNNVLLFTIMNPIYPITTDVLYTICNNCGPVQRIVIFRKNGVQAMVEFDSVQSAQRAKASLNGADIYSGCCTLKIEYAKPTRLNVFKNDQDTWDYTNPNLSSQGADADGDEGEQGGYGYQDESYGGYDGRRVGPSMGGPRRGGASQRYGGQYGAPPPPPPGEYSAHAESPVMMVYGLEPSKINADRVFNIFCLYGNVERVKFMKSKPGAAMVEMGDCYAVDRAICHLNNYFLFNQKLNVCVSKQQAIMPGQSYELEDGSSSFKDFHGSRNNRFSSPEQAAKNRIQHPSNVLHFFNAAPEASVEIFSEICEELGLKSPSNIKLFAAKGGASSERSSSGLLEWESVNDAMEALAMMNHYQMKNPNGPYPYTLKLCFSTAQHAN, encoded by the exons ATGGCTACGCAAACGGCCCGGTATTACAGCGAGGGAGGCAGGGCAACGAAGCGCCAAAAAACCGATAACGACGGAGGAATGGCGACT GAGGGATATGATGACCCTCGCAAACCTCTCCCATCCCTTGTGGTCCACATAAGAGGGTTGGTGGATGGAGTTTTGGAAGCAGACATTGTTGAAGCTCTGCAGGAATTTGGAACCATCAG TTATGTGGTGCTGATGCCCAAAAAGCGCCAAGCCCTAGTTGAATATGAGGACATGAGCGGCTCTTGCAACGCTGTAACATACGCTAACGACAACCAGATCTACATTGCTGGAAATCCTGCTTATGTGAATTACTCCACCAGTCAGAAGATCTCCCGGCCCGGCGATTCCGACGACTCGCGCAGTGTTAATAATGTTTTGTTATTCACAATCATGAACCCCATTTATCCCATCACCACG GATGTGCTGTATACCATCTGCAACAATTGTGGTCCTGTTCAAAGAATTGTCATCTTCAGGAAGAATGGTGTCCAGGCCATGGTGGAAT TTGATTCAGTCCAGAGTGCACAGCGGGCCAAAGCCTCTCTCAATGGTGCTGATATATATTCAGGCTGCTGCACACTCAAGATTGAGTATGCCAAG CCAACACGCCTCAACGTGTTCAAGAATGACCAGGACACATGGGACTATACCAATCCAAACCTGAGCAGCCAAG GTGCAGACGCTGATGGCGATGAGGGCGaacaag GTGGATATGGGTACCAGGACGAGAGTTACGGCGGTTATGACGGACGCCGCGTTGGTCCATCTATGGGAGGTCCACGCAGGGGCGGCGCTAGTCAGCGTTACGGTGGCCAGTACGGagccccaccaccaccacctccaggGGAATACAGTGCTCatgcagagtcacctgtcatgaTGGTCTATGGTCTGGAGCCATCCAAAATAAATGCAGACAGGGTGTTCAACATCTTCTGCCTCTATGGCAATGTCGAGAGG GTGAAATTCATGAAGAGCAAACCAGGTGCTGCCATGGTGGAAATGGGAGACTGCTATGCCGTCGACCGGGCCATTTGTCATCTAAACAACTATTTCCTATTCAACCAGAAGCTTAATGTCTG TGTGTCCAAGCAGCAGGCCATCATGCCAGGTCAGTCATATGAGCTAGAGGACGGCAGCAGCAGCTTTAAAGACTTCCACGGCAGTCGGAACAACCGCTTTTCCTCCCCAGAACAGGCGGCCAAGAACCGCATCCAGCATCCGAGCAACGTCCTGCACTTCTTTAATGCCGCCCCAGAAGCCTCAGTTGAAATCTTCTCTGAG ATCTGTGAGGAACTTGGTTTGAAGAGTCCATCTAATATAAAATTGTTTGCAGCAAAAG GTGGTGCTTCATCTGAGAGAAGCTCTTCAGGGCTTCTAGAGTGGGAATCTGTTAATGATGCCATGGAAGCCCTTGCCATGATGAACCATTACCAAATGAAGAACCCTA ATGGCCCatacccctacacactaaagcTGTGCTTCTCCACTGCGCAGCACGCAAATTGA
- the LOC131371122 gene encoding thymus-specific serine protease — MASSMIQWGVMILVFHFASSGRVLWKLKEHVRSIYEQRAERRLLLAHKSHVIEGQIHQRLDHYNGKNTDTLIQKFIVNEAFWKKPDGPVFLYISGEGPLSKYSVLAGHYVTMAEKHGALLVALEHRFYGSSINAGGLELSNLQYLSSQQALADLAAFHSFITQKYGLTDKNIWISFGGSYAGALSAWFRGKFPHLVYGAVASSAPVQAKLDFSAYNKVVGHSLTEESVGGSYECLNSVRKAFVALEAALLGGREMMVVKDFRCCDVPRSPEDFTELVQNVADIFMGSVQYNEEGVMLTIAQICDIMTNQSQGQAYERLVQLAAMYRAMVKEPCLDISHQRTILKLNTSSSGSFGYRQWYYQTCREFGFYQTCEDTSCPFVRTLTLQDHTQLCPQLFEIPEHTLPMNIAFTNQYYGGDQAQTQRVLYINGDIDPWMELSIVRNGTRVDKDRAIVIHGAAHCADMNPARSGDKPSLRLARKEIERHVVMWLKSAAWEHTL; from the exons ATGGCTTCATCCATGATTCAGTGGGGGGTGATGATCCTTGTCTTTCATTTTGCTTCCTCAG GGCGAGTACTCTGGAAGTTGAAGGAACATGTGCGTTCAATCTATGAACAAAGAGCTGAACGACGCTTGCTGTTAGCGCACAAATCTCATGTCATTGAGGGTCAGATTCACCAGAGACTTGACCATTATAATGGCAAAAACACGGACACCCTCATTCAG AAATTCATTGTGAATGAAGCTTTCTGGAAAAAGCCTGATGGTCCTGTGTTTCTCTACATTAGTGGTGAAGGCCCTCTGTCTAAATACAGCGTGTTGGCTG GTCACTATGTGACCATGGCTGAGAAGCATGGAGCTCTGCTGGTGGCACTCGAGCACCGTTTCTACGGTTCAAGCATCAATGCAGGTGGCTTGGAGCTTTCTAATCTGCAGTACCTTTCCAGTCAGCAGGC CCTTGCCGATCTGGCTGCTTTCCACAGCTTTATCACTCAGAAATATGGCCTTACTGACAAGAACATCTGGATCAGTTTCGGTGGCTCGTATGCCGGCGCTCTCTCCGCCTGGTTCAGGGGAAAG TTTCCTCACCTCGTCTATGGGGCTGTAGCATCCTCGGCCCCTGTTCAGGCCAAGCTGGATTTTTCTGCATATAACAAG GTGGTGGGGCATAGTCTTACAGAGGAGAGTGTAGGCGGCTCTTATGAG TGTTTAAACAGTGTTAGGAAGGCATTTGTGGCTCTGGAGGCAGCTTTGCTCGGGGGGAgagagatgatggtggtgaaggaTTTCAGATGTTGTGATGTGCCAAGGAGCCCGGAGGATTTCACTGAGCTTGTGCAGAACGTGGCTGATATCTTCATGGGAAGCGTGCAGTACAATGAGGAAGGAGTGATGCTGACCATCGCTCAAATCTGTGACATCATGACCAATCAGAGCCAAGGGCAAGCCTATGAGAGGCTGGTCCAGCTTGCAGCG ATGTATCGTGCTATGGTAAAGGAGCCATGTCTGGATATCTCTCACCAACGCACCATCCTGAAGCTGAACACAAGCAGCAGTGGAAGCTTCGGGTACAGACAGTGGTACTACCAGACCTGCAGAGAGTTTGGCTTCT ATCAGACCTGTGAAGACACCAGCTGCCCATTCGTACGAACACTGACACTGCAGGACCATACTCAACTCTGCCCTCAGCTTTTTGAGattcctgaacacacactccccaTGAACATCGCCTTCACCAACCAGTACTACGGAGGAGATCAGGCCCAAACCCAGCGTGTGCTCTACATCAATG GTGACATTGACCCTTGGATGGAGCTAAGTATTGTGCGTAATGGGACCAGGGTGGATAAGGACAGAGCCATTGTGATTCACGGCGCTGCTCACTGCGCGGATATGAACCCTGCACGATCTGGGGACAAGCCCTCACTGCGTCTGGCCaggaag GAAATTGAAAGGCATGTTGTCATGTGGCTGAAGAGTGCAGCATGGGAGCACACGCTCTGA
- the hnrnpl2 gene encoding heterogeneous nuclear ribonucleoprotein L2 isoform X3 codes for MATQTARYYSEGGRATKRQKTDNDGGMATEGYDDPRKPLPSLVVHIRGLVDGVLEADIVEALQEFGTISYVVLMPKKRQALVEYEDMSGSCNAVTYANDNQIYIAGNPAYVNYSTSQKISRPGDSDDSRSVNNVLLFTIMNPIYPITTDVLYTICNNCGPVQRIVIFRKNGVQAMVEFDSVQSAQRAKASLNGADIYSGCCTLKIEYAKPTRLNVFKNDQDTWDYTNPNLSSQGGYGYQDESYGGYDGRRVGPSMGGPRRGGASQRYGGQYGAPPPPPPGEYSAHAESPVMMVYGLEPSKINADRVFNIFCLYGNVERVKFMKSKPGAAMVEMGDCYAVDRAICHLNNYFLFNQKLNVCVSKQQAIMPGQSYELEDGSSSFKDFHGSRNNRFSSPEQAAKNRIQHPSNVLHFFNAAPEASVEIFSEICEELGLKSPSNIKLFAAKGGASSERSSSGLLEWESVNDAMEALAMMNHYQMKNPNGPYPYTLKLCFSTAQHAN; via the exons ATGGCTACGCAAACGGCCCGGTATTACAGCGAGGGAGGCAGGGCAACGAAGCGCCAAAAAACCGATAACGACGGAGGAATGGCGACT GAGGGATATGATGACCCTCGCAAACCTCTCCCATCCCTTGTGGTCCACATAAGAGGGTTGGTGGATGGAGTTTTGGAAGCAGACATTGTTGAAGCTCTGCAGGAATTTGGAACCATCAG TTATGTGGTGCTGATGCCCAAAAAGCGCCAAGCCCTAGTTGAATATGAGGACATGAGCGGCTCTTGCAACGCTGTAACATACGCTAACGACAACCAGATCTACATTGCTGGAAATCCTGCTTATGTGAATTACTCCACCAGTCAGAAGATCTCCCGGCCCGGCGATTCCGACGACTCGCGCAGTGTTAATAATGTTTTGTTATTCACAATCATGAACCCCATTTATCCCATCACCACG GATGTGCTGTATACCATCTGCAACAATTGTGGTCCTGTTCAAAGAATTGTCATCTTCAGGAAGAATGGTGTCCAGGCCATGGTGGAAT TTGATTCAGTCCAGAGTGCACAGCGGGCCAAAGCCTCTCTCAATGGTGCTGATATATATTCAGGCTGCTGCACACTCAAGATTGAGTATGCCAAG CCAACACGCCTCAACGTGTTCAAGAATGACCAGGACACATGGGACTATACCAATCCAAACCTGAGCAGCCAAG GTGGATATGGGTACCAGGACGAGAGTTACGGCGGTTATGACGGACGCCGCGTTGGTCCATCTATGGGAGGTCCACGCAGGGGCGGCGCTAGTCAGCGTTACGGTGGCCAGTACGGagccccaccaccaccacctccaggGGAATACAGTGCTCatgcagagtcacctgtcatgaTGGTCTATGGTCTGGAGCCATCCAAAATAAATGCAGACAGGGTGTTCAACATCTTCTGCCTCTATGGCAATGTCGAGAGG GTGAAATTCATGAAGAGCAAACCAGGTGCTGCCATGGTGGAAATGGGAGACTGCTATGCCGTCGACCGGGCCATTTGTCATCTAAACAACTATTTCCTATTCAACCAGAAGCTTAATGTCTG TGTGTCCAAGCAGCAGGCCATCATGCCAGGTCAGTCATATGAGCTAGAGGACGGCAGCAGCAGCTTTAAAGACTTCCACGGCAGTCGGAACAACCGCTTTTCCTCCCCAGAACAGGCGGCCAAGAACCGCATCCAGCATCCGAGCAACGTCCTGCACTTCTTTAATGCCGCCCCAGAAGCCTCAGTTGAAATCTTCTCTGAG ATCTGTGAGGAACTTGGTTTGAAGAGTCCATCTAATATAAAATTGTTTGCAGCAAAAG GTGGTGCTTCATCTGAGAGAAGCTCTTCAGGGCTTCTAGAGTGGGAATCTGTTAATGATGCCATGGAAGCCCTTGCCATGATGAACCATTACCAAATGAAGAACCCTA ATGGCCCatacccctacacactaaagcTGTGCTTCTCCACTGCGCAGCACGCAAATTGA
- the ech1 gene encoding delta(3,5)-Delta(2,4)-dienoyl-CoA isomerase, mitochondrial: MYCGVRAAVLGSRDLWFPTLNTVRAMSSSGGPTPPFTTLSITHPANHITHVELHRPEKRNSMNKAYWSEMVDCFNQIAEDSECRVVVFSGAGKVFTAGLDLMDIAGDLLQPKGDDAARIAWYLRAIVSKYQKTFSVIEKCPKPVVVAVHGACVGAGVDLITACDIRLCTQDAWFQVKELDIGLAADVGTLQRLPKVIGSRSLVNELALTARKMYSDEAKSSGLVSRVFPDKDSMIAGALEIAGEIACRSPVAVQGTKINLLYSRDHSVSEGLDYMATWNMSMLQTQDLMKSAQAALEKKSPKDVTFSKL; encoded by the exons ATGTACTGCGGTGTGAGAGCTGCTGTTTTGGGAA GCAGGGATCTGTGGTTTCCAACTCTGAACACTGTTCGAGCCATGTCGTCTTCAGGAGGCCCGACGCCACCCTTCACCACCCTGTCAATCACCCACCCAGCTAACCACATCACTCATGTAGAGTTGCACCGACCTGAGAAACGCAACTCCATGAACAAGGCGTACTGGAG tgAAATGGTCGATTGCTTTaatcagattgctgaagactCAGAGTGCCGTGTAGTGGTGTTCTCAGGTGCTGGGAAAGTTTTCACTGCAG GTCTTGACCTTATGGACATCGCTGGTGATTTGCTGCAGCCCAAGGGAGACGATGCAGCCAGGATAGCTTGGTATCTCCGTGCCATTGTTTCCAAATACCAGAAAACGTTCTCAGTCATTGAAAAG TGTCCGAAGCCTGTGGTGGTGGCGGTTCATGGCGCGTGTGTGGGAGCAG GAGTGGATCTAATCACAGCCTGTGATATTCGTCTGTGCACGCAGGACGCCTGGTTTCAGGTGAAG GAACTGGACATTGGCTTGGCAGCAGATGTTGGAACCCTGCAGCGTCTCCCTAAAGTGATCGGCAGCCGAAG cTTGGTGAATGAGTTAGCACTTACTGCAAGGAAAATGTATTCTGATGAAGCCAAGAGCTCTGGACTAGTCAG TCGTGTGTTCCCTGATAAAGACTCTATGATAGCTGGAGCTCTGGAAATAGCAGGCGAGATCGCCTGCCGGAGTCCTGTCGCTGTCCAGGGAACCAAAATCAACCTCCTGTACTCCAGAGACCACAGTGTGTCTGAAGGCCTGGACTACATG GCTACATGGAACATGAGCATGTTGCAGACACAGGACCTCATGAAATCCGCACAGGCAGCTCTGGAGAAGAAGAGCCCTAAAGATGTGACCTTCTCTAAGCTTTAA